The Elusimicrobiota bacterium region CCCAAGGCAGCCTTTCCGACAACGCCATCGCGACGCATGGTGCCGATACCTACGACACGGTGCGACCCATCATGATGTCGACGGCGCGGTCGGCGACAGCCATCACAGTCGCGTTAGTGTTGGAGCTGATGATGTGGGGCATCATCGAGGCATCGAACACTCGCAACTGCTTTACTCCCTTGACAGCGAGATCGGACGTAAGCACGGCCATGGGATCGTTCTCCCTACCCATCCGGCATGTGCCCACTGGGTGATAATTGGAGTCAGTCGTGCGCTTCAAATAGTCGAGCAAGGCCTCGTCCGATTGGACATCTGTGCCAGGCCGGGCCTCTTCGCGCACAATTGACGAGAATGGCTCATCGGCGGCGATACGCCTGAAGTAGCGAATGGCCTCGATTAGTCGCTCGCGGTCCGCTGCATCATCGAGCCAGTTAGGATTGACGAGCGGGTCGTCTCCCGGATCGCCGGAGCGCAAGCGTACGTTGCCACGGGAATTGGGCCTGACGAGGTTTGCCATGAAGGTGATACCTGGCGCATCCGGCTTGCGCCCGTTTGTGTCGGGCCACATGACACCCACGCAATAGAGTTGCAGGTCCGGCTCCCCGTGGGGATCACGAAGGTTCACGAACGCCATCGTTTCCGCGCCATTCGACGTGATTGGACCACTTCGAAATGCCAGGTACTGCACGGCATTGCGAAGGGCACGAATGCCGCTGTCCTCACCGAAGTAACCGAATTGCCCATTAGTTGGCATCGACACTACGGCGATGTTGTGATCCTGAAGGTTCTCTCCGACGCCAGGCGAGTCGACTCGCACCTTGATACCATGCGCCTGCAGATGACTGGCCGGTCCTATGCCGGATAGCATCAACAGTTTCGGGGTGGCAAAAGTACCCGCGCACAGGATCACTTCGGAAGAGGCGGAGGCAAGAAGCGTCTTATTGCCAACGCGATATTCGACACCCACGGCGCGCTTGTCCTCGAAAACGATCCGCTCGACTTGCGCAGCGGTCTCGACCGTCATGTTGGGATCATCCATCACCGGCGATAGAAATGCGTCGGCGGCACTGCAGCGCCGCCCCCGCCACGTGGTGGTCTGCATATAGCCAACGCCATGAAGATCACCTGCGTTGAAGTCGTGCGAGAACGGCACGCCTTTGCGCTGCATGGCTCGAACGAAACGATCTGCTGCCTCGACCACATAGAGTGGATCGGACACCTTTAGCGGGCCTTCCGCTCCGTGGGCAACATTGTCAAAGCGCTGATTTCCCTCTTGCTTTTTGAAGTACGGCAGCAATTCGTTCCAGCTCCACCTTGAATCTCCCGTCTCGTTGCACCAGCGCTCATAGTCCGCCCGCGATCCCCGGGTATAGGCCATAGCATTAACGGAACTGCCGCCTCCCACCACGTTGCCTTGCGGTATCGACACTCGACGCCCGCCGAGCGACGTTTGGGCGTCCGAAAGGTAGCGCTTGATAAACGGAGTGTTGGAAAACAGCATTTTGAAGGTACCGGCGGGCATGCGGATCAACGGGCTATTTGCCCGTGGACCGGCTTCGATCAATAAAACCTTGGCGCCCCAATCCCGCACCAGGCGGTTCGCGGTCACGCAACCGGAGCTGCCCGCGCCGACGATGATGTAATCGTAGTTCATCGCTTCAACCCTGCCCGGTCGCTTGCAATCCCACGGGAAGATAGATGGCCTGATCCTCGAGGAATGCCATCAGTCCTTCCGGGCCACCCTCTCGCCCCATCCCGGATTGCTTGAATCCGCCGAACGGCACATTGGGTGCCATTTCCAGACCATTCACGCAGACATGGCCCGTCTTGATGCGCCTGGCGATTGATGCTGCGCGCTCAATATCCCCGCTGAAGACAGTTCCACTGAGGCCGAAATCACTGTTGTTCGCGAGTGCGACTGCCTCATCGACATCGTCGTAAGGCATGACCACCACCACGGGACCAAAGATCTCCTCCCGCGCAATCGTCATCTCGGGGCTGACACCCGAAAAAACAGTTGGCTCGACGAAATAGCCCTTCCCGGATACCGGCCTCTGGCCTCCCCCAGCAACGACCTGGGCTCCCTCTCGCCGACCCGACTCGATATAGCCGAGTACGCGCTCGAACTGCCTTTTGCTCGCGAGCGGCCCGATCTGCGTTGTCGGATCCCACGGATCGCCAACCTTTAGACTACGGATCGCGGCACCGTACGCTTCAAGAAACGCGGCCTCCTGCTTGCGGGGCACCAGAATACGTGTCTGCGAAAAGCAGATCTGTCCGGAGAATGGCATTGTGAAGGGAACCAGTGCCTGGAGGGCCGTTTCCAGTGGTGCATCCTCCAGCACGATGGCGGCGGACTTTCCACCGAGCTCAAGCGTGAAGCGCGCGAGGCGTTCGATGCAACTTCCGGCGATGATCTTGCCGGTCGCCGTGCTTCCCGTGAAACTGACCTTGTCGATGCCGGGGTTTCCCACCAGATGCGCGCCGGCATCGGCGTCTCCCGTAATTACATTCAATACACCCGCGGGCAGACCGGCTTGTTCAGCGCATTCGGCCAGCACCAACGCATCAAGCGGAGTCTCCAGCGGAGACTTGACGACGACACAGCAGCCAGCCGCGAGTGCTGCTCCCACCTTGTATGAAAGGATGGGCAATTGCGCATTCCAGGGCGCGATCAGAGCCGCAACACCGACCGGTTGGCGTATGACACGTGCGTGGCCTCCACGTGTGGGTCGCTGCTCCTCGAATGCAAAGGTTTGGGCAAGTTCGGAGTAGTACTCCAGCATTGCGACCGCGGTGGGTGTGAACATATCCGCGAACCACGTCGGCGCCCCGACCTGGGCCGTCCAAAGTCGGGACAGCAGAGGCAGACGCTGTGCGACCAGGCCACCCATTCGCCGCAGAATCACGGAACGCTCACCAGGGGTCGTGTGAGGCCATTGGCCGCCATCAAATGCACGCCTGGCCGCGTTCACGGCAGCGTCCACATCCATGATGCTGGCCTGCGGCACTGTGAGAAACGGTTCCTCGGTAGCCGGTGCTACCAGGGACACCGTCTTGCCCGATTGCGGCGAGAGCCACTGCCCACCGATAAAGAACTTGCTGCGCACGTTTTCGGATAATTCCGTGGCAGGATTGAACATGGGTGTAGTCATGGCGCCTCCAAAGGCATGGCGAATTTAATCCAGATAAGTTGTTCCTGCGGTCCACCACCAACGCAGTGAGCTTAAAAATGTCTTCCGAAGCTCAAGCCGAGAACTGCGGCTTTTGTTCGATCGTCAAACCCTGCACTTGCACCGGTTCCTTTCAACGTGACTGGAATGCCATAATCGAAGTCGGCACTGACCTCACTCTTTTCACTGATCCGGTAGGTCGCACCCACTGAAACGGAACTGGAAATGGGCATGGCCGATAGCAGGTTTTGAGCTGTCACCGCCGACGCATAGGGGTGGTTGCCGTGCGTATAGCCAGAGCGAAGGGTCCACGCGGAATTGATGTCCCACGAGATACCGGCGCGGTAGAAATTCTGGTTCTGCCAGGCAAAGCCCTGAGGGGAACCGATGATGGTGTGCGAGTAGCTGACACGCATCCAGTCGCCCGCCACGATCACCGCAGGGGTGATGTGGTACGCGACACCGGCGCCGAACTGCTCGCCTACGTCCAGACGGCCGTCGCTTGCAGCCAGAAGATCACCGCGGTAACCCGATAGCTTGCCCATGCGAATGCGGCTGGCGTAGCTCGCGCCAAACGTGAAGGCGGTGGTCGGTTGCCAGATGTAGCCCACCCGGAACCCGCTTCCGAAACTGGTCGACGTTCCGTGTGAGGCCAGCGGCAGAAGCGAGCCATCAGGCAGCGGGACTATCGCGCCGCTTGCAGAAAACCGTTGATACGCGAGCGACGCACTGAAGCCGATGATGTTGTGCTCGGTCAGCCGGTAGGTCACCGTTGGTGCCGCTATTACCGTCTGCAGGCTCGACTTTGCCACGCCAGCACCCTTGATGGGCAAAGCCGCCCTTCCGTAGCTGGTGCCGACACCTACGCCGAACAGGGAAACGCCAAATGTCAGCCGGGGACTCATTTGCCAATTGATCCCCCCACTCGGGACCGGATAGACCTTGTCGGTATGCAGGACGTTATCGTGGCTGCCATAGCTGAAATCGGTGACCGGCTTGAGAAGCTGCACGTCGAAATCAGCACGCGAACCGACCAGGCCCATGCCTGCCGGATTGTCGGCCGCCGCGATGGCGTCTTGCGGATCAGCGATAGACACGCCGGCCATGCCACCCGATTTGACCCCGCTCCCGCTCAGCGAGATGCCGTTTTCCGCTTGCGCCTTGCCTGTCGGCAGCAGCAGCGACATCATGACGGCGTACGTCACCATCAGCCGCGCCTGCTTCTCGAATAGCTTTGACATTGTTTCTCCCCTCCCGGTTGTCGTTGTACGCAGGGGCACCCTGCGCATTCCGCTCGCGCTATACATCCAGCACGAGCACGTTCGAACGGGAGCGGGATACGCAAAGAGCGATACAGTCTCCCCGTGCCTTTTCCTGTTCGGTAAGAAAGTGGTCGTGATGCTCAGGCGTACCGTCCAGGACGCTGGCGATGCACGTTCCGCAGATGCCTTGTTCACAGGATGTTTCGACCTCGATGCCTTGCTCGCGCAGTGCATCGATGATCGTTTTTCCAGCCGGCACAGTCAGCGTGATACCAGAGCGCTCGAGCTTCAGCTCGAATGCCTTCGCAGGATCCGCCATTTCTTTTTCAGCGGCCGAAAAATATTCGAGGTGAACAGACTTGTCGGGCCAGCCGCAACGAGAGGCGACCTCTTGTACTGCTTCCATGAACGGCTGCGGTCCGCACAAATACATGTGAGCGCCGGCGGGTCGCTTCGAAAGGACTTTTTCGAGCATCTCGCGGACCGCTTTGCCATCGCTGCCACATACCAGCCGGCAGCATTGCTGCAAATCTCCGTCCACAAGTTCGTCGCGAAATGCCGCATGCGCCTCGGATCGCGTGAAGTACAAGAGTTCGAACGTCTGGTTCTGTGCCTTGAGTGCGCGAGCCATGCTGATGATGGGAGTGATTCCGATGCCCCCGGCGAGAAGCACGCTGTGGGGTGAACTCTGCTGCATCGGGAAGAGATTGCGTGGCCGCGATATCTCGAGTTCACTACCGACATGAAGCACCTCATGCACGTGCCTGGAACCGCCCCGTGACTGTGGCTCGAGCTTTACGGCGACCTGATATGTCTTCGTGTCGGCGCAAGGACCGCACAGGGAATATTGCCGGATCACATCGGGAGCAAGGTGCAGGTCCACATGCGAGCCAGGCTCCCAAGAAGGCAGTCGCTCATCACCGCGCGCCTCAAGGGTCAACAGTCGGACGCCGTCGGCGATGGTGTCTAGGGCAACTACTCGTATGGGAATGGTTTTCATGGAAATCAGGGTCCGTGCGGAAAGGTGCTGGCAATGCCCTGCCACGCGGCCATTTACAGGCCACTCTTTTTTCCGGGAGAAGGATCAGATCGCTGCAATGACGATCAGGATCTGGGTGAGCGTTGAGGCGCGAACAGATCGGGGCGATCAGCTTGGCGGGCGCAGTAGGCTTCCTTGGCATCGTCGCTTTCGATTTCGCCGGTGATCACCACCAGATCGCTGAAATCGTTCTCCGCCTCGCTACGCACTACGCCGCGAGGGTCCCCGCCTTCGGCGACAATCTTCGCTGCTTCATCGAGCATGCGCCGGGCACGCATGATCGCAATGTCAGAGGACGAAAGATGCTCGTTGCTCTGCTGATGGATCGTGCCCTGCGACTGCGTGATCGCAATGTCGTGCACGGAGAAACATTCGCCAAGGCCAAGATAGGCTTCGCCCCGCATGGAGTCGCGATCCTGCGAATACAGGTTGTCAGCCTTGCGCCGCATGCGGTCGCCTTCGCCCTTCTCGGAACGGTACTGCGCTGCAAGGGACTCCTTATCGAGGTTCCCGCTGCGGTGGAAAATGAATTCCCAGCGCCAATGGTGCTGGTCGTCGATGGGCACGTCCCAGAGCATCGTGAGGCCACCTTCGCCAAGGTAGCCTTCAAACCCGCCCACGGCACAGGCGTTGGGCATGACGAAATTGGTGATGCGAATGGATTTTCGGTCGGAGCCATCGACCTTGCGAATCGTGTAAAGACGCACGCCGAAACGCGTATCTTCGATCGACAGCTCGGGGCGCGCCTGATTGGAAAAGACGCCCCAACGGGCCTTCATGTCGTCGCTGGAAAGCTCAAGTTGATGCAGGTACGAGGTATGGACTGGATCGATGTTGCCTTCACTGGCCTGCATCCAGTTGCAGTCCCCGAACCAGCGCGTCGTGTAGCAATGCTCGGTACCGCCGGCCAGCGCCGGATAATTGGGGAACAACGGTGGCTCGCCCGGCCCCATGTAGGTCCAGATCGCGCCCGCCGCTTGATGCACCGGATACGATTTCATGCGAATGCGGTCTTTTGCCGTGGCGGAAGCCTCGGCGGGTTGACTGAGGCAACGCCCTTCGACGTCAAACAGCCAGCCGTGGTAGGGGCAGCGAATCCCGCCGTCCTCGACGCGGCCCAATGCGAGGTCCGTGCAACGGTGCGCGCACTTTCGGTCAATCAGACCAATGCGGCCCTCATCGTCACGAAACAGCACCAGATCCTCCCCCAGGATGCGGATCGGCTGAGGCGGAGCCCCCGGGGGCAGTGATTCACAAAGCGCCACAGGCTGCCAATATCGGCGCATCAGTTCACCTGCAGGTGTCTTCGCGTCTGTGGCAGTGAGATATTGATAGCGCTCGGCGCCGCGCACGCCAAACGGTAGCTCGGCGGACTTTGTGGAAGCATTCATGGGCTCTCCTATCTTTTGGGTGCTTGCAGGCTCTGGCTTTCACCAAGATCTGTGCAGACAACGGAGGATGAGGGCGACGAGTCGTGATCGTCGCGCGTCCGATGCCGAAGTAGGAATACCATATAGCTATATCAGGAAAATATGAATATCATTTTTCGTATATCTGATATTCTGTTGCAGACAGGAGAAGGGACCGATGGAAATTAAACAGCTCAAGCATTTCCTGAGGATCGCGGAAGTGGGCAACCTCACACGCGCATCCAACATCCTCGGCGTGACTCAAGCGGCACTCAGTCGTCAGCTTGCGCAGCTGGAGGCGGAGTTGGGTGCCGAGTTGTTCCGCCGCAATGGCCGCGGCTTGGTGCTTACCGCTGCAGGCAGGCGCCTGCTGGACCATGTACCCATGGTGCTGCGACAAATCACCCTCGCTGAACGGGCCGTCAAGGAATCAAAGGAGCCCTTGCGCGGCACGCTCGTTGTCGGTCTGGCACCATCGCTGGCCCGGACCGTCGTCGTACCATTGATCAGGGCTTTTCGAGAGCGGTTTCCGGACATCACGCTGCGGACCGTCGACGGCAGCTCGGCCAATCTCGGAGAACTCGTTGGATCAGGAAAGCTCGACTGCGCGGTGATCTACAACCCGATTCCCAACAGCACGACCGAACTGCATCCGCTCACTGAGGAGAGGCTCTATCTGATTTCCGGCCCCCAAGCGGTGCGGGAAGGACGGATTCCGGGCCGCTCCGTGGCGTTAAAGAAGCTACCCGAGTTGCCGCTTGTTATCGCCGGGAAGTCCAACGTCGTACATGGCGTACTGGCCGCAGCCCTTGCCGAACGTGGCCTTAAAGCCCAGGTTGTCCATGAAATCGAGAACCTCATGGCGATCCTCGATCTGATTCGTCACGGTTATGGCTATTCCGTCGTGCCGCTGAGCGGGGTGCATCCGTGCATCGGCAATCCGGAGCTTCACCTGCATCGCATTCATTCGCCCAGCATCTCGTGCACTCTGTCGGTTGCCAGCCCTGCCGGTAACAGCGAAGACCCTCTCCTCAGCGCGAGTATCACGCTGTTGTGTGAGGTAATCACGCGGGAGCTTCAACTGTTTGAGGACGAGGTCGAGAAGGCGATCGACGAACAGGTGGATGTCCCGAGCGGGAAATCGCGCTGACTCTTGGTTGAGCTGCCCGAAAGAGACGACGGGCCCCAGTGTGGGGAAATCGAGATTCGCAGTACGTTGCGTACGCTCTAACGTGCTGCCTTCAGTTGCTGCTCAAGGTCGTCCAATAGCAGATAACACGGCATGACGCTCGCCACGCTTGCCAACGGCTCTCGCTGCTCGCGAATCGCTGCAACAAACTCGCGATCCTGCGCAGCAATGCCGTCAGGAAGGGCGCGAGGAAGTTGAATTCCGTTGCCGTCGCCATCGGTCAAGTCGTCATAGCGCACAAGATACGTTTCGCCATCTCCGATGTAACGAAAGTTCGATCCATGGGGCCCGCGGTTAT contains the following coding sequences:
- a CDS encoding FAD-dependent oxidoreductase, with amino-acid sequence MNYDYIIVGAGSSGCVTANRLVRDWGAKVLLIEAGPRANSPLIRMPAGTFKMLFSNTPFIKRYLSDAQTSLGGRRVSIPQGNVVGGGSSVNAMAYTRGSRADYERWCNETGDSRWSWNELLPYFKKQEGNQRFDNVAHGAEGPLKVSDPLYVVEAADRFVRAMQRKGVPFSHDFNAGDLHGVGYMQTTTWRGRRCSAADAFLSPVMDDPNMTVETAAQVERIVFEDKRAVGVEYRVGNKTLLASASSEVILCAGTFATPKLLMLSGIGPASHLQAHGIKVRVDSPGVGENLQDHNIAVVSMPTNGQFGYFGEDSGIRALRNAVQYLAFRSGPITSNGAETMAFVNLRDPHGEPDLQLYCVGVMWPDTNGRKPDAPGITFMANLVRPNSRGNVRLRSGDPGDDPLVNPNWLDDAADRERLIEAIRYFRRIAADEPFSSIVREEARPGTDVQSDEALLDYLKRTTDSNYHPVGTCRMGRENDPMAVLTSDLAVKGVKQLRVFDASMMPHIISSNTNATVMAVADRAVDIMMGRTVS
- a CDS encoding aldehyde dehydrogenase, translated to MFNPATELSENVRSKFFIGGQWLSPQSGKTVSLVAPATEEPFLTVPQASIMDVDAAVNAARRAFDGGQWPHTTPGERSVILRRMGGLVAQRLPLLSRLWTAQVGAPTWFADMFTPTAVAMLEYYSELAQTFAFEEQRPTRGGHARVIRQPVGVAALIAPWNAQLPILSYKVGAALAAGCCVVVKSPLETPLDALVLAECAEQAGLPAGVLNVITGDADAGAHLVGNPGIDKVSFTGSTATGKIIAGSCIERLARFTLELGGKSAAIVLEDAPLETALQALVPFTMPFSGQICFSQTRILVPRKQEAAFLEAYGAAIRSLKVGDPWDPTTQIGPLASKRQFERVLGYIESGRREGAQVVAGGGQRPVSGKGYFVEPTVFSGVSPEMTIAREEIFGPVVVVMPYDDVDEAVALANNSDFGLSGTVFSGDIERAASIARRIKTGHVCVNGLEMAPNVPFGGFKQSGMGREGGPEGLMAFLEDQAIYLPVGLQATGQG
- a CDS encoding outer membrane protein transport protein, giving the protein MSKLFEKQARLMVTYAVMMSLLLPTGKAQAENGISLSGSGVKSGGMAGVSIADPQDAIAAADNPAGMGLVGSRADFDVQLLKPVTDFSYGSHDNVLHTDKVYPVPSGGINWQMSPRLTFGVSLFGVGVGTSYGRAALPIKGAGVAKSSLQTVIAAPTVTYRLTEHNIIGFSASLAYQRFSASGAIVPLPDGSLLPLASHGTSTSFGSGFRVGYIWQPTTAFTFGASYASRIRMGKLSGYRGDLLAASDGRLDVGEQFGAGVAYHITPAVIVAGDWMRVSYSHTIIGSPQGFAWQNQNFYRAGISWDINSAWTLRSGYTHGNHPYASAVTAQNLLSAMPISSSVSVGATYRISEKSEVSADFDYGIPVTLKGTGASAGFDDRTKAAVLGLSFGRHF
- a CDS encoding PDR/VanB family oxidoreductase — translated: MKTIPIRVVALDTIADGVRLLTLEARGDERLPSWEPGSHVDLHLAPDVIRQYSLCGPCADTKTYQVAVKLEPQSRGGSRHVHEVLHVGSELEISRPRNLFPMQQSSPHSVLLAGGIGITPIISMARALKAQNQTFELLYFTRSEAHAAFRDELVDGDLQQCCRLVCGSDGKAVREMLEKVLSKRPAGAHMYLCGPQPFMEAVQEVASRCGWPDKSVHLEYFSAAEKEMADPAKAFELKLERSGITLTVPAGKTIIDALREQGIEVETSCEQGICGTCIASVLDGTPEHHDHFLTEQEKARGDCIALCVSRSRSNVLVLDV
- a CDS encoding Rieske 2Fe-2S domain-containing protein; the encoded protein is MNASTKSAELPFGVRGAERYQYLTATDAKTPAGELMRRYWQPVALCESLPPGAPPQPIRILGEDLVLFRDDEGRIGLIDRKCAHRCTDLALGRVEDGGIRCPYHGWLFDVEGRCLSQPAEASATAKDRIRMKSYPVHQAAGAIWTYMGPGEPPLFPNYPALAGGTEHCYTTRWFGDCNWMQASEGNIDPVHTSYLHQLELSSDDMKARWGVFSNQARPELSIEDTRFGVRLYTIRKVDGSDRKSIRITNFVMPNACAVGGFEGYLGEGGLTMLWDVPIDDQHHWRWEFIFHRSGNLDKESLAAQYRSEKGEGDRMRRKADNLYSQDRDSMRGEAYLGLGECFSVHDIAITQSQGTIHQQSNEHLSSSDIAIMRARRMLDEAAKIVAEGGDPRGVVRSEAENDFSDLVVITGEIESDDAKEAYCARQADRPDLFAPQRSPRS
- a CDS encoding LysR substrate-binding domain-containing protein — protein: MEIKQLKHFLRIAEVGNLTRASNILGVTQAALSRQLAQLEAELGAELFRRNGRGLVLTAAGRRLLDHVPMVLRQITLAERAVKESKEPLRGTLVVGLAPSLARTVVVPLIRAFRERFPDITLRTVDGSSANLGELVGSGKLDCAVIYNPIPNSTTELHPLTEERLYLISGPQAVREGRIPGRSVALKKLPELPLVIAGKSNVVHGVLAAALAERGLKAQVVHEIENLMAILDLIRHGYGYSVVPLSGVHPCIGNPELHLHRIHSPSISCTLSVASPAGNSEDPLLSASITLLCEVITRELQLFEDEVEKAIDEQVDVPSGKSR